In Streptomyces sp. P3, one DNA window encodes the following:
- the rpmD gene encoding 50S ribosomal protein L30, with product MAQLKITQTKSYIGSKQNHRDTLRSLGLKRLNDVVVKEDRPEFRGMVHTVRHLVTVEEVD from the coding sequence ATGGCTCAGCTCAAGATCACGCAGACGAAGTCGTACATCGGCAGCAAGCAGAACCACCGTGACACCCTGCGTTCGCTCGGGCTCAAGCGCCTGAACGACGTGGTCGTCAAGGAGGACCGCCCCGAGTTCCGCGGCATGGTGCACACCGTCCGCCACCTCGTGACGGTCGAGGAGGTCGACTGA